In Hevea brasiliensis isolate MT/VB/25A 57/8 chromosome 13, ASM3005281v1, whole genome shotgun sequence, a single genomic region encodes these proteins:
- the LOC131172172 gene encoding uncharacterized protein LOC131172172, translating to MDKALYDLGASVSLMPLSICQKLNVKELKPTTISLQLTDRFVKYPTSILENVPIKVGKFFILIDFVILDMEEDIQILIILGRPFLATTKAILDVKNGQLTSKVGEEVEFNLCQAMKQKPDMDRSLRVNIIDELVEEEFKKRHQKDLLEACIMHSNTIENENKEITTCA from the coding sequence ATGGATAAAGCCCTTTATGACTTGGGTGCAAGTGTCAGTCTTATGCCTCTCTCCATCTGTCAAAAACTGAATGTTAAAGAATTAAAGCCAACTACTATCTCTTTGCAACTAACAGACAGATTTGTTAAATATCCAACTAGCATTTTGGAGAATGTTCCAATAAAGGTAGGAAAATTCTTCATACTTATTGACTTTGTTAtcttagatatggaagaagataTTCAGATTCTCATAATTCTGGGAAGGCCCTTCTTAGCCACTACCAAAGCCATTTTAGATGTTAAAAATGGGCAGTTGACTTCCAAAGTGGGAGAAGAAGTAGAATTCAACTTGTGCCAAGCTATGAAGCAAAAGCCAGACATGGATAGAAGCTTAAGGGTAAATATTATTGATGAGCTAGTAGAAGAGGAATTCAAAAAGAGACATCAAAAAGACCTTCTAGAAGCCTGTATTATGCATAGCAATACCATTGAAaatgaaaataaggaaattacAACTTGTGCATAA